The proteins below are encoded in one region of Castor canadensis chromosome 6, mCasCan1.hap1v2, whole genome shotgun sequence:
- the Aimp2 gene encoding aminoacyl tRNA synthase complex-interacting multifunctional protein 2, with amino-acid sequence MPMYQVKPYHGDGAPLRVELPTCMYRLPNVHGRTGSPATDTGHVQDTCDPSLQTLESRQDDILKRLYELKAAVDGLSKMIHTPDADLDVTNTLQADEPAAFTTNSLDLNSVLGKDFGALKDIVINANPASPPLSLLVLHRLLCEHYRVLSTVHIHSSVKSVPENLLKCFGEQTRKPSRHEYQLGFTLIWKDVPKTQMKFSVQTMCPIEGEGNIARFLFSLFGQKHSAVNSTLIDSWVDVAIFQLKEGSSKERAVVFRSMNSALGKSPWLVGNELTVADVVLWSVLQQTAGCGAVPAHVQRWLRSCENLVPFSTALKLLE; translated from the exons ATGCCGATGTACCAGGTGAAGCCCTATCATGGGGACGGCGCACCTCTGCGCGTAGAGCTTCCCACCTGCATGTACCGGCTTCCCAACGTGCACGGCCGGACTGGCAGCCCCGCGACCGACACAGGCCACGTGCAG GACACCTGTGACCCATCTCTGCAGACTCTTGAGTCCCGCCAGGATGATATTTTAAAGCGTCTGTATGAGCTGAAGGCAGCAGTGGATGGCCTCTCCAAAATGATCCACACCCCAGATGCAGACCTGGATGTGACCAACACCCTGCAGGCAGACGAGCCTGCAGCTTTTACCACCAACTCACTGGATCTGAACTCAGTGCTGGGAAAG GATTTCGGGGCGCTGAAAGACATCGTCATCAATGCGAACCCAGCTTCCCCACCCCTGTCCCTGCTCGTGCTGCACCGGCTGCTGTGCGAGCACTACAGGGTCCTGTCCACCGTGCACATACACTCGTCAGTCAAGAGTGTGCCTGAGAACCTTCTCAAGTGCTTTGGGGAACAGACCAGAAAGCCATCCCGTCATGAGTACCAGCTGGGCTTCACTTTAATTTGGAAGGATG TGCCCAAGACTCAGATGAAGTTCAGTGTCCAGACGATGTGCCCCATCGAAGGAGAAGGGAACATTGCACGGTTCCTGTTCTCTCTGTTTGGCCAGAAGCACAGTGCTGTCAACTCAACCCTCATAGACAGCTGGGTGGATGTCGCAATTTTTCAGCTGAAGGAGGGAAGCAGTAAAGAGAGAGCAGTCGTGTTCCGCTCCATGAACTCTGCTCTGGGCAAGAGCCCGTGGCTGGTCGGGAACGAGCTCACCGTGGCCGATGTGGTGCTGTGGTCCGTGCTGCAGCAGACAGCAGGCTGCGGGGCGGTGCCCGCCCATGTGCAGCGGTGGCTGAGGTCGTGCGAGAACCTGGTCCCTTTCAGCACGGCGCTCAAGCTGCTCGAGTGA
- the Ankrd61 gene encoding ankyrin repeat domain-containing protein 61, producing the protein MGNITKRGKRSLVVDSAKALVEGPATTLHAKLYEAIIQEECTAIKALLRSHPVNHPLTTLASSSSSRPLLSQPVVPIVPIHLAAEFHKPQSLLCLLEHGANPEVRDIQGLTALHLLLLHWPITSIMCAEPGIRIQRILTDMEKNAVTCLRILCEHGAQVNTRVDNSNKDSPLHLAITYGTSPVLSILAQNGALVNGINESSMTPLHMAADTLNESMMEVLLACGADVNCAMASTGSTALKLAVCTASSKAGQLLAAGVGCIRLLLVHGARVNARDHEGKTALHQACFGGRAAIINLLLEFEADVNVLTRNGESPIYMYLQRSTNIRDTTLLARLLCQTYPLRLTNKQGILPTGIMLPEFHLLRETLMKLSQNPLSLEDICKRNIRNTYGEKSTQNLRQLLPVRMCNSVHCSHDLARLLK; encoded by the exons ATGGGAAACATAACCAAGAGGGGAAAGAGGAGCCTCGTGGTGGATAGCGCCAAGGCGCTGGTGGAGGGCCCTGCCACCACACTGCATGCCAAGCTCTATGAGGCCATCATCCAAGAAGAATGCACCGCCATCAAGGCGCTGCTCAGGAGCCACCCGGTCAACCACCCCCTGACCACCCTGGCCAGTTCCAGCAGCTCCAGACCGCTGCTGAGCCAG CCCGTCGTCCCCATCGTCCCCATCCACCTGGCTGCCGAATTCCACAAGCCACAAAGCTTGCTTTGCTTGCTAGAACACGGGGCCAACCCAGAAGTAAG GGACATTCAGGGCCTCACAGCTCTTCACCTGTTGCTGCTGCACTGGCCGATCACCTCCATCATGTGTGCAGAACCGGGCATCAGAATCCAAAGGATCCTGACGGACATGGAGAAAAACGCTGTAACGTGTCTCCGCATTTTGTGTGAACATGGGGCTCAAGTGAACACCCGGGTAGACAACAGCAACAAAGACTCACCCCTCCACCTGGCCATCACATACGGGACCTCTCCAGTCCTCTCCATTTTGGCCCAAAATGGGGCCCTGGTCAACGGCATTAATGAGTCCAGCATGACTCCCCTGCACATGGCTGCAGACACACTGAACGAGAGCATGATGGAGGTACTCCTGGCCTGTGGAGCGGACGTGAACTGTGCCATGGCTTCCACAGGGAGCACAGCCCTGAAGCTGGCAGTGTGCACGGCGTCCAGCAAAGCGGGCCAGCTGCTGGCTGCGGGGGTGGGCTGCATCCGCCTGCTGCTGGTCCACGGAGCCAGGGTCAATGCCCGGGACCACGAAGGGAAAACTGCTCTCCACCAGGCATGTTTTGGAGGCAGAGCGGCCATCATCAACCTCTTGCTGGAGTTTGAGGCTGACGTTAACGTCCTAACGAGGAATGGGGAATCTCCCATTTACATGTACCTCCAGCGCAGCACCAACATCAGGGACACCACCCTTCTTGCCAGGCTGCTGTGTCAAACTTACCCGCTGAGACTCACCAATAAGCAAGGAATTCTACCCACGGGAATCATGCTACCAGAATTCCACCTCTTAAGAGAAACCCTGATGAAGTTATCTCAAAACCCTTTGTCCCTGGAGGACATCTGTAAGAGGAACATCAGGAATACCTATGGGGAGAAGTCCACACAGAACCTGAGGCAGCTTCTCCCGGTGAGGATGTGCAACTCTGTACACTGCTCCCATGACCTAGCACGCCTCCTGAAGTGA